DNA sequence from the Schlegelella aquatica genome:
CCCCCGGGCCTGGAGCACGCCATCACGGTCGTCGAAGACGCCGACATGCGCACGGTGTACTTCCTGCCCCGGGGTGAACGCTCCGTCCCGCTCGCACCGGGCGCGCCCCGCGCGCTTGCACTCGACGACCACTCGGGCTGGCAATGCTGCCGGGTGCTGGAGGTGTCGGACCTGCTTCGCGTGCTCGTGCTCGAACTGGACACGCGCCCGGACGACGAGGGTTTCCCCGAGCCGCACGCGCTGGAGCGCGAGCGGCTGCTGAGCGCGCTGGTGTGCGACGAATTGCTCCGCGCCCGGCCGGTGCGCCTGGGCGTGGACATGCCCGGCGACAAGCGCCTGCGGGCGCTGTGCGAGGCGGTATGGGCCTCGCCCGCCCGCCACGAGACGCTGGAAGCGTGGGCCCGCCAGGTGGGCGCCAGCCCGCGGACGGTGGCGCGCCTCTTCCGACAGGAGCTGGGCGTCACCTTCGGGCAGTGGCGGCAGCAGGTGCTGCTCGCGCAGGCGCTGGCACTGGCGGCCCGCCGGCTGCCGATGGCGCACATCGCCGCCGAACTCGGTTATGCCAGCCCGAGCGCCTTCAGCGCGATGGTGCGCCGCGCCGTGGGCGAGCCGCCGAGCCGCTTCTTCAGCACCGCCTGATCCGGGCGAGCGCCGGCGCACCACTGGCCGCCTGCGCACGGCCGCTCGTCCAGTCTCGCCTGACGGGCGCCCTTCGGCGGCCTACACTGCCTCCACACCGCCGAAGGGGAAGATGGCCGGTGCGCTGCGGTCGATGCGACCGGGCCCGCGAGGCGCCGCCCGGCGACCGCCCCCTTCCCGAGGAGTGCGTCATGCTCACTTCCCTGTTCGGAGACCTCGGCCCTTTCAACGAGCCGCCCGGCCGCGGTCGCCGCTGGGGCGCCGACACCCCTCCTGCCGATTTCGCCGCCACCGCGATCCTGGAGAGCAGCGCCACCGAGGTCAACGACCGCGGACAGATGGTGGACAAGCACACCCGCGACCTGTTCGTCGTGGGCTCGCCCGCGCAGGCGATCCGCCAGCACCTGGCCGAGACGCGGGCCGACCTGCAAACCGCCAGCCGCCAGATCACCCTCTTCGACCCGGGCCGCATGTGGGCGGCCGGCGTGGTCAAGGCTCTTTCGGACGCCTCGGGGCAGCCGGTGGAGCGGCTCCACCTGCGCCGCCAGAACACCCTGGCCACGATCGCCCTGATCGAACGCACGGCGCTGCCCCGCCGCCTCGAAGAGCCGCTCAAGATCTACCACACCGACGTGCGCGAAGCCGGCAGCGAGGCCCAGGCGATTCCCATCGCGTTGATGGAGAGCAGCCATCTCACCGTCGTCATCGTCGCGCCCATGAGCGTGGCTGCCCTGGACGACATCGCCACCCGGCTGCACGCGGCGGCGCTCGGGCAGCTCTGGCGATGCCCCCACCTGCTCTTCATGCTCTCGACCCCGATGGCGGCCCACGCGTCGCGCATCAGGGCGCTGCCGTGGCCGGGGCGCCTGCACGTGGCCGTGAGCACCGAGCCCATGACCAGCGCCTCCAACGTCTGGAACGCCATCCTGCACACCTGGAACGAGGTGAAGGCACTGCCCTCGTGGGACGAAATGGCCTTGGCAGCGGCGGACGGGGAGCGGACCTACCCGATCCGCGTGGCCGACCTGGGAGGGCCGAGCGCCGCAGCAGTCGCACCGGAGGAACACCGCGCGTCGGACGCAGCTGCCGCCCCGGCTCCGCAGAAGGGGGACGCACCCCTCGGCGGTCTCGACGGGGGGCGGCTCTACCGCGCGCTGAACCAGTTGATGCAGTTGGAGGGCATGCTCGGCTGCTGTGCGGTGGATGCCACCACGGGCCTCGTTCTGCAGGCCGAACGGGCAGCCGATGCGCCAGACCTGCCGCTCGAGCTGGCCGCGGCCACTCACACCGAAGTCCTGCGCGCCCACCGCCGGCAGGCGGGCTCGCTGGGCACCACGGACCGCGTCGAGGAGATCATCGTCACCCAGGGGCCGCGCCACCAAGTGCTGCGCACCTTGAGCGCCCAGCCGCAGGTGTTCCTGCTCGCGGTGCTCGACAAGCAGCGCACCAACCTGGCACTGGCGCGCTTCAAGATCATGGAGGCGGAGAAGTCGCTCGGCTGACCGGCCGGGCCCTTCCTGCCTCCAGTTTCTCGCCTGCATCGCAGCCGCCACTGCCTCGCCGGGCAACTTGACATCCGGGCAGCCGCCGCCATGTTCGTGGCACACGGCATCGCGCCGCCGCCCCGGGGGCCTGCATCACCATCCCGCCCGCCCGGTATGACGCGCAGTGCTAGGCTAGCATTCGACGTTTCGCCTTTCGATTCACGCCCACAGCCGGCCCCGCCGGGCAGCCCACGATGGAACAAGTGATCTACGACTACACGCGCCAGGATGCGAGCGGCGCGAGTTGCACCGCCCATGCCTGGGCCAAGGTTCCCCCGCGCCTCACGCCCGAGGAGCGCGACCGCGCCAAGGAGCGGGCCAAGGAGCTGCTGGCACGCCACGATGCCGTCCTCGTCGCCCACTACTACGTGGACGG
Encoded proteins:
- a CDS encoding AraC family transcriptional regulator, which codes for MPTASGRRAASPSPPPPPVGPLTPHLYAPTPERPVRAKAHRLSAETRVLAHTHPWGQLTFSASGVLRVSAGRTTCLVPPSRAVWIPPGLEHAITVVEDADMRTVYFLPRGERSVPLAPGAPRALALDDHSGWQCCRVLEVSDLLRVLVLELDTRPDDEGFPEPHALERERLLSALVCDELLRARPVRLGVDMPGDKRLRALCEAVWASPARHETLEAWARQVGASPRTVARLFRQELGVTFGQWRQQVLLAQALALAARRLPMAHIAAELGYASPSAFSAMVRRAVGEPPSRFFSTA